The proteins below come from a single Saccharopolyspora sp. SCSIO 74807 genomic window:
- a CDS encoding PRC and DUF2382 domain-containing protein: MKDVKRAQDLIGSDVYDTGGERIGRVGNVYVDDSSHQPEWVTVRTGMFGTKESFVPLTGAERSDRGINVGVSKEKVRDAPRVDVEHGHLSDNEGRDLYTYYGMQPGSTSPQQRDVPRQQSTGGTEGAAAGTATAASGSRTTEQESRSSATGSETGTASTSAAGTASTTTGATETGSMSGTRQSGATAQRTAGESPTRGDSAGMKSMTRCEERLRINTEQAESGRVRVRKYVVTEQQSVTVPVSHEEVRIEREPISESERGSMSSARMGEEEQEVVLHEDRPTVSKESVPVERIRLRTETVTEERTVQDEVRMERFDVQDQSGRHHERSDGRGSSGRTETGGSGTGGQSGSGGQSGTGGQRSGGGTPRS; encoded by the coding sequence ATGAAGGACGTGAAGCGTGCGCAGGACTTGATCGGCAGCGACGTGTACGACACCGGCGGCGAACGCATCGGCCGGGTCGGCAACGTCTACGTCGACGACAGCAGCCACCAGCCGGAATGGGTCACCGTGCGCACCGGGATGTTCGGCACGAAGGAGAGCTTCGTGCCGCTGACCGGTGCGGAGCGAAGTGACCGGGGCATCAACGTGGGGGTGTCCAAGGAGAAGGTGCGCGACGCCCCGCGCGTCGACGTGGAACACGGCCACCTCTCCGACAACGAGGGCCGTGACCTCTACACCTACTACGGGATGCAGCCCGGTTCGACCTCGCCGCAGCAGCGGGACGTGCCGCGGCAGCAGAGCACCGGCGGCACCGAGGGTGCTGCCGCGGGAACCGCGACCGCGGCTTCCGGGAGCCGTACCACCGAGCAGGAGAGCCGTTCGAGCGCCACCGGTTCCGAAACCGGGACCGCGTCGACCTCGGCTGCGGGCACGGCGTCGACCACGACGGGCGCGACCGAGACCGGCTCGATGTCCGGAACCCGCCAGTCGGGCGCCACGGCGCAACGCACCGCGGGCGAGAGCCCGACTCGCGGGGACAGCGCGGGCATGAAGTCGATGACCCGCTGCGAGGAACGGCTGCGGATCAACACCGAGCAGGCGGAATCCGGCCGGGTGCGGGTGCGCAAGTACGTCGTCACCGAGCAGCAGTCGGTGACCGTGCCGGTCAGCCACGAAGAGGTCCGCATCGAGCGCGAGCCGATCAGCGAGTCCGAGCGCGGTTCGATGTCCTCGGCCCGGATGGGCGAGGAGGAGCAGGAGGTCGTGCTGCACGAGGACCGGCCGACGGTGAGCAAGGAATCCGTTCCGGTGGAGCGGATCCGGCTGCGCACCGAGACGGTCACCGAGGAACGGACCGTGCAGGACGAGGTGCGGATGGAGCGCTTCGACGTGCAGGACCAGAGCGGCAGGCACCACGAGCGCTCCGACGGACGCGGCAGCTCCGGCCGGACCGAGACCGGCGGCTCCGGCACCGGCGGCCAGAGCGGTTCCGGCGGCCAGAGCGGCACCGGTGGCCAGCGCAGCGGTGGCGGCACTCCCCGCTCCTGA
- a CDS encoding alpha/beta hydrolase, with protein sequence MIEPSQRRVSGSGGERVVREWSGRSPGWIALLAHGYGEHSGRYQWLAEQLVGNRALVVAEDHVGHGESPGEWAAVPDADQVIADLDAVRRDVLVRHPDLPVVLIGHSLGGMFAVRFAQKHPDALAALVLSAPVLGTWHVLDLLECDEIPQTRIDPATLSRDPEVGREYTEDPRVWHGPFKHTTLTMVDRCLTEINDGPALRIPTLWLHGADDELVPEADTRTGIDRVRGTEFHEHIYPGARHELFNETNKAEVVEEVLTFVGRELNT encoded by the coding sequence ATGATCGAGCCTTCGCAGCGACGGGTGTCGGGTTCCGGCGGCGAGCGCGTGGTGCGCGAGTGGTCCGGGCGCTCGCCCGGCTGGATCGCCTTGCTCGCGCACGGCTACGGCGAGCACTCGGGCCGCTACCAGTGGCTGGCCGAGCAGCTGGTCGGCAACCGCGCGCTGGTGGTGGCCGAGGACCACGTCGGCCACGGCGAGTCGCCCGGCGAGTGGGCGGCGGTTCCCGACGCCGATCAGGTCATCGCGGACCTCGACGCGGTGCGCCGAGACGTCCTCGTGCGGCACCCGGACCTGCCGGTGGTGCTGATCGGGCATTCGCTGGGCGGCATGTTCGCGGTGCGCTTCGCGCAGAAGCACCCGGACGCGCTGGCCGCCCTGGTGCTCTCCGCGCCGGTGCTGGGCACCTGGCACGTGCTGGATCTGCTGGAGTGCGACGAGATCCCGCAGACCCGCATCGACCCGGCGACGTTGTCCCGCGACCCGGAGGTCGGCCGCGAGTACACCGAGGACCCTCGGGTGTGGCACGGCCCGTTCAAGCACACGACGTTGACGATGGTCGACCGCTGCCTCACCGAGATCAACGATGGCCCGGCGTTGCGGATTCCGACGCTGTGGCTGCACGGCGCGGACGACGAACTGGTTCCGGAAGCGGACACCCGGACCGGCATCGACCGGGTGCGCGGCACCGAATTCCACGAGCACATCTACCCCGGCGCGCGGCACGAGCTGTTCAACGAGACGAACAAGGCCGAGGTGGTCGAGGAAGTGCTGACCTTCGTCGGGCGCGAGCTCAACACGTGA
- a CDS encoding DUF4232 domain-containing protein, producing the protein MTPQRMGKLNRLGPAGAAVLTAALLGGCGTIANQAELPNAAGNAVTPSSPAPAPAPEPASRPSPAAESSAEPAAEPATEPAREQAQAQPSQVERCHTSMLSGNVQRGEPGAGQRYAELVLTNTSGEACTLYGYGGMQLIDENGDPLPTDVERTPSPGPEVVRLAPGDSASATLHWTAVPHQGEPTDGPCQPRPASAQVIPPDETDPLTVSWQFGPVCGFGSIDGSAYHA; encoded by the coding sequence GTGACCCCGCAACGCATGGGCAAGCTGAACCGACTCGGACCTGCCGGAGCGGCGGTGCTGACCGCAGCGCTGCTCGGCGGCTGCGGCACGATCGCGAACCAGGCCGAGCTGCCGAACGCGGCAGGCAACGCGGTCACGCCGAGTTCCCCGGCGCCCGCACCGGCTCCGGAACCGGCGTCGAGGCCGTCCCCGGCTGCGGAAAGCAGTGCGGAGCCGGCCGCTGAACCGGCCACGGAACCGGCGCGCGAGCAGGCGCAGGCGCAGCCCTCCCAGGTGGAGCGCTGCCACACCTCGATGCTGTCCGGCAACGTGCAGCGCGGTGAGCCGGGTGCCGGCCAGCGCTACGCCGAGCTGGTGCTGACCAACACCAGCGGCGAAGCGTGCACGCTGTACGGCTACGGCGGGATGCAGCTGATCGACGAGAACGGCGACCCGTTGCCGACGGACGTCGAGCGGACGCCGAGCCCCGGCCCGGAGGTGGTCCGGCTCGCACCGGGCGATTCGGCCAGCGCGACCTTGCACTGGACGGCCGTGCCGCACCAGGGCGAGCCGACCGATGGCCCCTGCCAGCCGCGCCCTGCCAGCGCGCAGGTGATCCCGCCGGACGAGACCGACCCGCTCACGGTGAGCTGGCAGTTCGGCCCGGTGTGCGGCTTCGGCTCGATCGACGGCAGCGCTTACCACGCCTGA
- a CDS encoding GH25 family lysozyme, protein MAGHIPGIDVSKHQGEPDWAAVRGAGYAFAYIKATEGIGYVSPTLDAQLGGARGAGLVTGLYHYARPDTNAPEAEAADFAGQLARTNSSAGGNLPPCLDMETEGGDLAAWTKGFIAALRGHTGRNEVVVYASSSWLSGKLATDSWVDPGVSLWVAHYGRPPGEPGYLTDRVAIHQHADDGQVPGIGGATDLNVSLVDLQVLTGGTGPAPAPQPAPQPAPETYVVQPGDTLSDIGNKVGVPWQTVAQANGITDPNLIYVGQVLRIPR, encoded by the coding sequence ATGGCAGGTCACATTCCGGGAATCGATGTTTCGAAGCATCAGGGGGAACCGGACTGGGCAGCGGTTCGCGGCGCCGGATACGCCTTCGCCTACATCAAAGCCACCGAAGGCATCGGGTACGTGAGCCCGACGCTGGACGCGCAGCTCGGCGGGGCGCGCGGGGCGGGCTTGGTCACCGGGCTGTACCACTACGCACGACCGGACACCAACGCACCGGAGGCCGAGGCGGCCGACTTCGCGGGGCAGCTGGCGCGGACCAACTCCAGCGCGGGCGGGAACCTGCCGCCGTGCCTGGACATGGAGACCGAAGGCGGCGACCTCGCCGCTTGGACCAAGGGGTTTATCGCCGCGCTGCGCGGGCACACCGGACGCAACGAGGTCGTCGTGTACGCATCGTCGAGCTGGTTGTCCGGGAAGCTCGCCACCGACTCGTGGGTCGACCCCGGAGTGTCCCTCTGGGTGGCGCACTACGGGCGTCCACCGGGGGAGCCGGGCTACCTCACCGACCGGGTCGCGATCCACCAGCACGCTGACGACGGCCAGGTTCCCGGCATCGGCGGGGCGACCGACCTGAACGTTTCGCTGGTGGACCTGCAGGTCCTGACGGGTGGAACCGGACCGGCGCCCGCGCCGCAACCGGCTCCGCAGCCCGCGCCGGAGACCTACGTGGTGCAGCCGGGCGACACGCTTTCCGACATCGGGAACAAGGTGGGCGTGCCGTGGCAGACGGTCGCGCAGGCCAACGGCATCACCGACCCGAACCTGATCTACGTGGGGCAAGTGCTGCGCATCCCGCGGTGA
- a CDS encoding glycosyltransferase gives MTSQPFGGGRLRIVLGAVMYPPEVSGAANFGHRLAIGLARRGHDVHVICHSVDRQASTSVEDGVTVHRVASYRTPAHPTFRVCPPWQAKSVARRLLEEIQPDVVHVQSHFFIGRGLINAARDLGIGLIATNHFMPENIFGYVRIPRALQKAGARVLWHYLIKHYAKAQLVTAPTPRAVQLLKENGFDRPAVPVSCGIDVDRYRRRAQQHRLESPEPSTRSILFVGRLDEEKHIDDLLRAVALRKTTEPVRLEIVGDGSCREPLSELAAELGIADQVHFAGLVSEEELLDAYARADLFCMPSIAELQSLATMEAMSATTPVVLADAMALPHLVEPGENGWLYPPRDVHSLAHAIDDVIADRATIDRMGAASAKLVRKHDIDAVLGRFESIYRHALAQEDAAEPVDVPAELAS, from the coding sequence TTGACTTCGCAACCGTTCGGCGGAGGCCGGCTGCGCATCGTGCTCGGCGCGGTCATGTACCCGCCCGAGGTGAGCGGCGCGGCGAACTTCGGCCACCGGCTCGCCATCGGACTGGCCCGCCGCGGCCACGACGTGCACGTCATCTGCCACTCGGTGGATCGGCAGGCGAGCACGTCGGTGGAGGACGGGGTGACCGTGCACCGGGTCGCCTCCTACCGGACTCCGGCGCACCCGACGTTCCGGGTCTGCCCGCCGTGGCAGGCCAAGTCGGTCGCGCGGCGGCTGCTCGAGGAGATCCAGCCCGATGTGGTGCACGTGCAGTCGCACTTCTTCATCGGCCGGGGCCTGATCAACGCGGCGCGCGACCTGGGCATCGGCCTGATCGCGACGAACCACTTCATGCCGGAGAACATCTTCGGCTACGTGCGGATCCCGCGGGCGTTGCAGAAGGCGGGTGCCCGGGTGCTCTGGCACTACCTGATCAAGCACTACGCCAAGGCGCAGCTGGTCACCGCGCCCACACCGCGTGCGGTGCAGCTGCTCAAGGAGAACGGGTTCGACCGCCCCGCCGTGCCGGTCTCCTGCGGCATCGACGTGGACCGGTATCGGCGGCGGGCCCAGCAGCACCGCCTGGAAAGCCCGGAGCCGAGCACCCGCTCCATCCTGTTCGTCGGGCGGCTCGACGAGGAGAAGCACATCGACGACCTGCTGCGCGCGGTCGCGTTGCGCAAGACCACGGAGCCGGTCCGGCTGGAGATCGTCGGCGACGGGAGCTGCCGCGAGCCGTTGAGCGAGCTGGCCGCGGAACTCGGGATCGCCGACCAGGTCCACTTCGCCGGGCTGGTGAGCGAGGAAGAACTGCTCGACGCCTACGCGCGCGCCGACCTGTTCTGCATGCCCAGCATCGCCGAGCTGCAGAGCTTGGCCACGATGGAGGCGATGTCGGCGACCACCCCGGTCGTGCTGGCCGACGCCATGGCGCTGCCGCACTTGGTCGAGCCCGGCGAGAACGGCTGGCTGTACCCACCGCGCGACGTGCATTCCCTGGCGCACGCGATCGACGACGTGATCGCCGACCGCGCCACGATCGACCGGATGGGCGCGGCCAGCGCGAAGCTGGTGCGCAAGCACGACATCGACGCGGTGCTGGGGCGGTTCGAGTCGATCTACCGGCACGCGCTCGCCCAGGAGGACGCGGCCGAGCCGGTCGACGTGCCCGCTGAGCTGGCGAGTTGA
- a CDS encoding alpha/beta hydrolase produces MGRTPDTAQPGAAGGSADQPVERVERIQGTDLHFWVYGAGAEQRASAAAQAQIEEPLIVMVHGLRGTHHGLEPIVEHLPGRHVVVPDLPGFGDSGPMPGRTHDVQGYAAAISELIESLGGRQRPVVLLGHSFGSIVAAHVVSSEPDLVRRLVLVNPISTPALRGPRVLLSWLTSLYYKLGTALPSRLGRALLSNRLVVLGASRAMLRSRDPEVRRFVHESHLRHFSRFHSPQLLQETYTASVSGTVADYRGALQLPTLAIAGESDEIAPLEGQRAFVEGLPDAELVVLDEVGHLVHYETPRAAAEAIERFVER; encoded by the coding sequence ATGGGACGCACTCCTGACACGGCCCAGCCGGGCGCGGCCGGCGGCAGCGCCGATCAGCCGGTCGAGCGGGTCGAGCGGATCCAAGGGACCGACCTGCACTTCTGGGTCTACGGTGCGGGCGCAGAGCAGCGCGCCAGCGCTGCCGCGCAGGCCCAGATCGAGGAACCGCTGATCGTGATGGTGCACGGCCTGCGCGGCACCCACCACGGCTTGGAACCGATCGTCGAACACCTGCCGGGCCGCCACGTGGTGGTGCCGGACCTGCCCGGCTTCGGGGATTCCGGCCCGATGCCGGGGCGTACGCACGACGTGCAGGGGTACGCGGCCGCGATCAGCGAGCTGATCGAGTCGCTGGGTGGTCGGCAGCGGCCCGTGGTGCTGCTCGGGCACTCCTTCGGTTCCATCGTGGCGGCGCACGTCGTGTCCTCCGAGCCTGATCTGGTGCGGCGGCTGGTGCTGGTGAACCCGATCTCCACCCCGGCGTTGCGCGGACCTCGGGTCCTGCTGTCCTGGCTGACCTCCCTCTACTACAAGCTCGGCACGGCACTGCCGAGCCGGTTGGGCCGCGCATTGCTGTCCAACCGGCTCGTGGTGCTGGGTGCCAGCCGGGCGATGCTGCGCTCGCGCGACCCGGAGGTGCGCCGGTTCGTGCACGAGAGCCACTTGCGGCACTTCAGCCGGTTCCACAGCCCTCAGCTGCTGCAGGAGACCTACACCGCGTCGGTCAGCGGTACGGTCGCCGACTACCGCGGTGCGTTGCAGCTTCCGACGCTTGCCATTGCGGGCGAGTCCGACGAGATCGCGCCGCTGGAGGGGCAGCGCGCGTTCGTCGAAGGACTCCCGGATGCCGAGCTCGTCGTGCTCGACGAGGTCGGGCACCTGGTGCACTACGAGACGCCGCGGGCTGCGGCCGAGGCCATCGAGCGGTTCGTGGAGCGGTGA